In Limosilactobacillus sp. WILCCON 0051, a single window of DNA contains:
- the atpD gene encoding F0F1 ATP synthase subunit beta, which translates to MSATGKVVQVIGPVVDVEFPLDDKLPEINDALKIDKGDGTTLTTEVSLELGDGVVRTVAMDGTDGLQRGMKVENTGASISVPVGDDTLGRVFNVLGEPIDNGPEFGPDAKRMPIHREAPKYEDLNNTTEILETGIKVIDLLAPYVRGGKIGLFGGAGVGKTVLIQELIHNIAQGHNGISVFTGVGERTREGNDMYFEMKASGVLSKTAMVYGQMNEPPGARMRVALTGLTIAEYFRDVKGQDVLLFIDNIFRFTQAGSEVSALLGRIPSAVGYQPTLATEMGQLQERITSTKKGSITSIQAVYVPADDYTDPAPATTFAHLDATTNLERRLTQMGIYPAVDPLASTSTALTPEVVGKEHYEVATRVQHVLQRYRELQDIIAILGMDELSDEEKTIVARARRIQFFLSQSFNVASQFTGMPGRYVPLKDTIKGFKEILDGKYDDLPEDAFRLVGPIEDVVEKAKQMKADAEKAEN; encoded by the coding sequence ATGAGTGCTACTGGTAAAGTTGTACAGGTTATCGGTCCAGTTGTCGATGTTGAATTCCCCTTGGACGACAAGCTGCCAGAAATCAATGACGCGCTGAAGATCGATAAAGGCGATGGCACGACGCTGACTACTGAAGTTTCCCTTGAACTGGGTGACGGTGTGGTACGGACGGTTGCCATGGACGGTACCGATGGTCTGCAACGTGGCATGAAGGTCGAAAACACGGGCGCTTCAATCAGCGTTCCAGTTGGTGACGACACTCTGGGTCGAGTTTTCAATGTCCTTGGTGAACCAATCGACAATGGTCCAGAATTCGGCCCAGATGCCAAGCGGATGCCAATTCACCGTGAAGCACCTAAGTACGAAGATTTGAACAACACTACGGAAATTTTGGAAACGGGGATCAAGGTTATTGATCTGCTTGCTCCATACGTTCGTGGTGGTAAGATTGGTCTTTTCGGTGGTGCCGGTGTCGGCAAGACCGTCTTGATTCAAGAACTGATCCACAACATTGCTCAAGGCCACAACGGGATTTCCGTATTTACCGGTGTTGGTGAACGGACCCGTGAAGGTAACGATATGTACTTCGAAATGAAGGCTTCTGGGGTTCTGAGCAAGACAGCCATGGTCTATGGTCAAATGAACGAACCACCTGGTGCCCGGATGCGGGTTGCCCTGACTGGTTTGACGATTGCGGAATACTTCCGTGACGTAAAGGGCCAAGACGTGCTGCTGTTTATCGACAACATCTTCCGGTTTACTCAAGCCGGTTCAGAAGTTTCAGCCTTGTTGGGACGGATTCCATCTGCCGTTGGTTATCAGCCAACGCTGGCTACTGAAATGGGTCAGCTGCAGGAACGGATTACTTCGACTAAGAAGGGTTCCATTACGTCGATTCAAGCCGTTTATGTTCCTGCCGATGACTACACCGACCCTGCTCCAGCAACGACTTTTGCCCACTTGGATGCCACGACCAACCTGGAACGTCGGCTGACGCAAATGGGTATCTACCCAGCCGTTGATCCACTGGCTTCAACGTCAACTGCATTGACGCCTGAAGTCGTTGGTAAGGAACACTATGAAGTAGCTACGCGGGTACAGCATGTCCTGCAGCGTTACCGTGAATTACAAGACATCATCGCCATCTTGGGGATGGATGAACTTTCTGATGAAGAAAAGACGATTGTTGCTCGGGCACGGCGGATTCAATTCTTCCTGTCACAAAGCTTCAACGTTGCTTCACAATTTACGGGGATGCCAGGTCGTTATGTTCCATTGAAAGACACGATCAAAGGCTTCAAAGAAATCCTTGATGGTAAATACGATGACCTGCCGGAAGATGCTTTCCGTCTGGTCGGTCCAATCGAGGATGTTGTTGAAAAAGCTAAGCAGATGAAAGCTGATGCCGAAAAAGCTGAAAACTAG
- a CDS encoding F0F1 ATP synthase subunit epsilon codes for MADSTFKVTIITPDGTVYENKDATMLVMDTRGGQMGIMANHVPLVAALQISALRVKHNSAKDDVIAVNGGFMEFNDNTATVVADSAELPTTIDVARAEKAKERSEKWVEEAKQKHSKNELARAEVHLRRAINRLNVSQMR; via the coding sequence ATGGCTGATAGTACTTTTAAGGTCACCATTATCACTCCTGATGGCACCGTCTATGAGAACAAAGACGCTACGATGCTGGTTATGGATACGCGTGGCGGTCAAATGGGGATCATGGCGAACCACGTGCCCCTGGTTGCAGCGCTGCAGATCAGTGCCTTGCGCGTCAAGCACAACTCCGCTAAAGACGATGTGATCGCCGTTAACGGTGGTTTCATGGAATTCAACGATAATACTGCGACAGTGGTTGCTGACAGTGCCGAACTGCCAACGACGATTGACGTAGCTCGGGCTGAAAAAGCCAAAGAACGCTCTGAAAAGTGGGTTGAAGAAGCTAAGCAAAAGCACAGTAAAAATGAGCTTGCGCGTGCTGAAGTTCACCTGCGCCGAGCAATCAACCGACTCAACGTTTCTCAGATGCGTTGA